One Miscanthus floridulus cultivar M001 chromosome 11, ASM1932011v1, whole genome shotgun sequence DNA window includes the following coding sequences:
- the LOC136491605 gene encoding N-terminal acetyltransferase A complex catalytic subunit NAA10-like, which yields MVCIRQATIDDLLAMQACNLMCLPENYQMKYYLYHMLSWPQLLFVAEDYGGRIVGYVLAKMEEDPSEPCHGHITSLAVLRSHRKLGVATKLMSAAQAAMDQVFCAEYVSLHVRRSNRAAFNLYTSTLGYQIHDIESKYYADGEDAYDMRKPLRQPQPKKHHHHHHHHHGPGGCCSHDAPAAATGSSQSSSSPDKKANT from the coding sequence ATGGTGTGCATCCGGCAGGCGACCATCGATGACCTGCTGGCAATGCAGGCGTGCAACCTGATGTGCCTGCCGGAGAACTACCAGATGAAGTACTACCTCTACCACATGCTCTCGTGGCCGCAGCTCCTCTTCGTCGCCGAGGATTACGGCGGCCGCATCGTCGGCTACGTGCTCGCCAAGATGGAGGAGGACCCCTCCGAGCCCTGCCACGGCCACATCACCTCCCTCGCGGTCCTCCGCTCTCACCGCAAGCTCGGTGTCGCGACCAAGCTCATGTCTGCCGCGCAGGCCGCCATGGACCAGGTCTTCTGTGCCGAGTACGTCTCCCTCCACGTCCGCCGATCCAACCGCGCCGCCTTCAACCTCTACACCTCCACCCTCGGGTACCAGATCCACGACATCGAGTCTAAGTACTACGCCGATGGGGAGGACGCGTACGATATGCGCAAGCCTCTCCGGCAGCCGCAGCCGAAGAAgcatcaccatcaccaccaccaccaccacggcccCGGTGGGTGCTGCTCCCACGACGCACCTGCGGCGGCGACTGGTTCTTCTCAGTCTTCTAGTTCGCCGGATAAGAAGGCTAACACTTGA
- the LOC136491607 gene encoding N-terminal acetyltransferase A complex catalytic subunit NAA10-like: MVCIRQATIDDLLAMQACNLMCLPENYQMKLYLYHMLSCPQLLFVAEDYGGRIVGYVLAKMEEDPSEPCHGHITSLAVLRSHRKLGLATKLMSAAQAAMDQVFGAEYVSLHVRQSNRAAFNLYTSTLGYQTHDIEAKYYADGEDAFGMRKPLRQPQPKKHHHHHHHGPGGCCSHDAPAAATGSSPQPSSSPDKKANT, translated from the coding sequence ATGGTGTGCATCCGGCAGGCGACTATCGACGACCTGCTGGCGATGCAGGCGTGCAACCTGATGTGCCTACCGGAGAACTACCAGATGAAGTTATACCTCTACCACATGCTGTCGTGCCCGCAGCTCCTCTTCGTCGCCGAGGACTACGGCGGCCGCATCGTCGGCTACGTGCTCGCCAAGATGGAGGAGGACCCCTCCGAGCCCTGCCACGGCCACATCACCTCCCTCGCGGTCCTCCGCTCCCACCGCAAGCTCGGGCTCGCCACCAAGCTCATGTCCGCAGCGCAGGCTGCCATGGACCAGGTCTTCGGCGCCGAGTACGTCTCCCTCCACGTCCGCCAATCCAACCGCGCCGCCTTCAACCTCTACACCTCCACCCTCGGGTACCAGACCCACGACATCGAGGCCAAGTACTACGCCGACGGGGAGGACGCGTTCGGCATGCGAAAGCCTCTCCGGCAGCCGCAGCCAAagaagcaccaccaccaccaccaccacggcccCGGTGGGTGCTGCTCCCACGACGCACCAGCGGCGGCGACTGGTTCTTCTCCTCAGCCTTCTAGTTCGCCGGATAAGAAGGCTAACACTTGA